One Psychrobacillus glaciei genomic region harbors:
- a CDS encoding alpha/beta fold hydrolase yields the protein MGYYVKVEKGVNIYVEDINPASTKTILFVHGWPANHQMFEYQFNHLPAMGYRCIGIDIRGFGKSNRPWDGYSYDRLADDIRIIIDTLGLENITLAGHSMGGAISIRYMARHSGHQVAKLALIGAAAPIFTQRPDFPYGKTIEEVNNLIESTYADRPKMLSDFGDIFFARYLTKSFIEWFHGLGLIASGNATAKCLVSLRDEDLRNDLPHIQVPTAIMHGKQDKVCPFVLGELMHQSIQNSILIPFEYSGHGLFYCEKDKFNQELARFIG from the coding sequence ATGGGGTATTACGTAAAAGTAGAAAAAGGTGTGAATATTTATGTCGAGGATATTAACCCAGCCTCCACTAAAACGATATTATTCGTACACGGATGGCCGGCGAACCATCAGATGTTCGAGTACCAGTTCAACCATCTCCCTGCAATGGGCTATCGCTGCATCGGGATTGATATTCGAGGGTTTGGGAAATCGAATCGACCTTGGGATGGATATTCATATGACCGGTTGGCTGATGATATCCGCATCATTATTGATACATTAGGATTGGAGAATATTACACTTGCAGGACATTCCATGGGTGGAGCCATTTCGATCCGATACATGGCCCGTCACAGCGGACATCAAGTTGCTAAACTTGCACTGATCGGGGCAGCAGCACCTATTTTCACACAACGACCGGATTTCCCATATGGAAAAACAATCGAAGAAGTCAATAATCTTATAGAATCAACCTACGCAGATCGACCTAAAATGCTAAGTGATTTTGGAGATATCTTCTTTGCTCGATATTTAACAAAGAGCTTTATAGAATGGTTCCATGGTCTCGGATTAATCGCATCTGGTAACGCAACTGCGAAATGTTTAGTCTCCCTTCGCGACGAGGATCTCCGAAATGATTTACCACACATTCAAGTACCGACAGCAATAATGCATGGAAAACAAGATAAAGTATGCCCCTTCGTTTTAGGCGAATTAATGCATCAAAGTATACAAAACTCCATTTTGATACCTTTTGAATACAGCGGCCACGGATTATTCTATTGTGAAAAAGACAAGTTCAACCAAGAACTTGCGAGGTTTATTGGATGA
- a CDS encoding NAD-dependent epimerase/dehydratase family protein produces the protein MRKALVLGGTKFFGVHLVEALLEKGFEVTIATRGKTVDPFSTRVKRIACDRLNLVDNKERFENEKWDIIFDQICYSSQEAMDAIEVFKDKTDKYVFTSSKSVYDEGNGEVGYVEDDFIPKEYKIIQGPKEDFSYNEGKRLAEAVFFQNAPFPVVAVRFPIVIGLNDYTERLNFYIEKIASQGEIHLINPDACMDFISEEEAGQFLAWIGLSDFTGPVNATSEGKVKLSELISIIEDKTKATAIISSAPSDNNVSPYNIAKTWLISNERAKSLGYKFRDLNEYMPLLIEDTLKKIR, from the coding sequence ATGAGAAAAGCGTTAGTTTTAGGGGGAACTAAATTTTTTGGTGTTCATCTAGTGGAAGCTTTATTGGAAAAAGGATTTGAAGTAACGATTGCAACACGAGGAAAAACTGTGGATCCGTTTTCAACAAGAGTGAAAAGAATTGCATGCGATCGATTGAATTTGGTAGACAATAAGGAACGTTTTGAAAATGAAAAATGGGATATTATTTTTGACCAAATTTGTTATTCTTCCCAGGAAGCAATGGATGCAATTGAAGTGTTTAAGGATAAGACGGATAAATATGTTTTTACTTCTTCTAAGTCCGTGTACGATGAAGGAAATGGAGAAGTAGGATATGTGGAAGATGATTTTATTCCAAAAGAGTATAAAATTATTCAAGGACCAAAAGAGGACTTCTCATACAATGAAGGAAAACGGCTTGCAGAAGCTGTATTTTTTCAAAACGCTCCATTTCCAGTTGTGGCTGTAAGATTCCCAATCGTAATAGGTTTGAATGATTATACAGAGCGACTTAATTTCTATATTGAGAAAATAGCAAGTCAAGGGGAAATACATCTTATAAACCCGGATGCTTGTATGGATTTCATTTCAGAGGAAGAAGCGGGGCAGTTTCTCGCGTGGATTGGTCTTTCAGATTTCACAGGACCTGTAAATGCTACTTCTGAAGGCAAGGTGAAATTAAGTGAGTTGATTAGCATCATTGAAGACAAAACGAAAGCTACTGCAATTATCTCTTCGGCACCGAGTGATAATAATGTTTCTCCATATAATATTGCCAAGACCTGGCTTATTAGTAATGAGCGGGCAAAAAGTTTAGGTTATAAATTTAGGGATTTGAATGAATATATGCCCTTATTAATTGAAGATACTTTAAAGAAGATAAGATAA
- a CDS encoding DUF4073 domain-containing protein, translating to MKNIKWTRVISLFLAVLLILNILPFGLVGKGYAISAETSTTTLTADKTEAVEGEMINFSASVSGAASFYQCLPTPPNGCMLIKPLVFGGNVEFFEGEEEESLGKQYLGPNPTANFSTNKLSVGTHSIKAVYSGYDGVDPRDNNLDPKSHSVARSEATITVTITPSNTTAVTGVSLDNGTLSLTVGGVTGILIATVAPEEATNKNVTWISSNPSVATVANGVVTPVSMGIATITATTVDGGSIATSVVTVINESLSKPPAPNVTADDINDIIIGIDEMMEYKVSGNWIQYNPASPPDLSGFHSVQVRVSANANTSVPAGDITILLFSDNPPAPIVSADDVNNKIIGADNTMEYSIDNGYTWIPYNLSNEPTFPGTIAILIRIIPQGESGYGLSVSLSFTNNPPPSNTGNSENSSSTPTPAQPKVEEINVDVESGTSITKTPVKRITELDGKIKDEVTFTLDKVKETIEKLKEQKQDTARIVIPDKEDKVNEVSITVPNESVSTLANGKANLEIYTENAHIYIPQTSMQNFGDDLYFRVVPIKEEVKKIEVEERAKKETMVQQVVGNKKVNVLGRPLEIETNMQNRSVDLTLPLPTNATKEQMDNLAIFIEHSDGTKEVVQGKLVEFSKNTQGIQFNVTKFSTFTVLYMEGAAKYFAQNSCGEIAKTSCLQVNKTTPVYVLENNRLKKVGEAVKGPNLPVKQAISPMLGLGGDIWLERTAVISYETPSKEMIAKNQLPANKRPKQIWKGQELNPGQIGKVTILKETVIWQSIDKTTKLPRVLKKGEQYRVYRYVPAMYQISDQQYIVQDSNVVLIKK from the coding sequence ATGAAAAATATAAAATGGACGAGAGTGATATCTTTATTTTTAGCGGTATTGTTAATTTTAAACATTTTACCTTTTGGATTGGTAGGGAAGGGATATGCAATTTCGGCGGAGACTTCTACAACAACACTAACTGCGGACAAAACGGAAGCAGTAGAAGGGGAAATGATAAATTTTAGTGCAAGTGTTAGTGGGGCGGCATCCTTTTATCAGTGTTTACCAACTCCACCAAATGGATGTATGCTTATTAAACCCCTAGTTTTCGGAGGGAATGTCGAATTCTTTGAGGGTGAGGAAGAGGAAAGTTTAGGGAAACAATATCTTGGACCGAATCCTACAGCAAATTTTTCAACTAATAAATTATCAGTAGGTACACATTCGATAAAAGCAGTGTACAGCGGATATGACGGTGTTGATCCAAGAGACAATAATCTCGATCCTAAAAGTCACTCTGTTGCACGCAGTGAGGCTACTATAACTGTAACAATCACGCCAAGTAATACTACCGCTGTTACAGGTGTGAGTTTAGATAATGGAACGTTATCTCTTACAGTAGGAGGCGTAACAGGAATATTGATTGCAACTGTTGCACCAGAAGAAGCTACGAATAAAAACGTGACGTGGATTTCTAGTAACCCAAGCGTGGCAACAGTGGCGAATGGGGTTGTAACGCCGGTAAGCATGGGTATTGCAACAATTACGGCAACCACTGTTGATGGTGGGTCTATAGCTACAAGTGTGGTAACGGTAATAAACGAGTCTCTTTCGAAACCACCTGCACCAAATGTAACGGCGGATGATATAAATGACATTATCATCGGCATTGATGAAATGATGGAATATAAAGTAAGTGGTAATTGGATTCAATATAACCCAGCTAGCCCACCAGACCTAAGTGGATTTCATTCGGTGCAAGTCAGAGTTTCAGCTAATGCAAATACAAGTGTACCGGCCGGAGATATAACAATTTTACTTTTTTCTGATAATCCACCCGCACCAATTGTAAGTGCTGATGATGTAAACAACAAAATTATAGGTGCAGACAATACGATGGAATACTCGATAGATAATGGGTACACTTGGATACCTTACAATTTAAGTAATGAACCAACTTTCCCGGGGACGATCGCGATTTTGATTAGAATTATACCTCAGGGAGAAAGTGGGTATGGGTTATCGGTGAGCTTAAGTTTTACAAATAATCCACCACCTAGTAATACGGGAAACAGTGAAAATAGTAGTTCAACACCAACACCCGCACAACCAAAAGTAGAAGAAATCAATGTAGATGTAGAAAGTGGGACATCCATCACAAAAACGCCAGTAAAGCGTATTACAGAACTAGATGGAAAGATAAAAGATGAAGTAACTTTTACACTGGATAAAGTAAAAGAAACAATAGAAAAGTTAAAAGAACAAAAACAAGATACCGCAAGAATCGTAATTCCTGATAAAGAAGACAAGGTAAATGAAGTTAGTATAACCGTTCCAAACGAATCGGTAAGTACTTTAGCAAATGGCAAAGCGAATTTAGAAATATATACAGAAAATGCGCACATATATATTCCGCAAACTTCCATGCAAAACTTTGGAGATGATCTTTATTTCCGTGTTGTTCCGATAAAAGAAGAAGTCAAGAAAATTGAAGTAGAGGAACGAGCGAAAAAAGAAACAATGGTTCAACAAGTAGTTGGCAATAAAAAAGTAAACGTATTAGGACGACCGTTGGAAATCGAAACAAATATGCAAAATCGTTCGGTCGACTTAACATTACCTCTTCCAACAAATGCAACAAAAGAACAAATGGATAACTTAGCTATTTTCATCGAACATAGCGATGGAACAAAAGAAGTTGTACAAGGAAAGTTAGTAGAGTTTAGTAAAAATACACAAGGTATACAATTTAACGTTACCAAATTCTCTACATTCACAGTCTTGTACATGGAGGGTGCAGCGAAGTATTTTGCACAAAATTCATGTGGAGAGATTGCTAAAACGAGCTGTCTTCAAGTGAACAAAACAACTCCTGTGTATGTGCTGGAAAATAACCGCTTGAAAAAAGTAGGAGAAGCTGTAAAAGGACCAAATTTACCTGTCAAACAAGCGATTTCTCCTATGCTTGGACTTGGTGGAGACATCTGGCTAGAAAGAACAGCAGTCATTTCTTACGAAACACCATCCAAAGAAATGATTGCTAAAAATCAATTACCGGCGAACAAACGTCCAAAACAAATTTGGAAAGGCCAAGAGCTAAATCCAGGTCAAATCGGTAAAGTTACTATCTTAAAAGAAACTGTCATTTGGCAATCAATTGATAAAACAACGAAACTACCAAGAGTCTTGAAAAAAGGTGAACAATACAGAGTGTATCGCTATGTTCCGGCTATGTACCAAATTAGTGATCAACAATATATCGTACAAGATTCAAACGTAGTACTCATCAAAAAATAA
- a CDS encoding GGDEF domain-containing protein has translation MEEFRKLGTRNIPKLLWVIIVVCYAFPFCLEFYISDDSLIESQVSFVWFICLIPSLIFSYYKGFKAGIFSIFFATLLHVFTRVVIENEMIYTNFEFSIQVEVMIANILVALPVCFFVNHLQIENAKLEIAYKDLVRKKNEIKRLAYIDPLTQLPNRRFFNENLLKNLNSVSKSDETLSILFIDLDSFKEINDTFGHDVGDLLLQQVAFILTSCVPENDCVVRLAGDEFIIMLPLLNKESAIEIASTILHKLKEPFDIKDNQVFVTPSIGIAAYPEHGQDSETLIKHADKAMYQAKKAGKNNYAVYETVSP, from the coding sequence GTGGAAGAGTTTAGAAAATTAGGTACTCGGAATATTCCTAAACTACTATGGGTTATAATAGTGGTATGTTATGCTTTTCCTTTTTGTTTGGAGTTTTATATATCTGATGATAGTTTAATTGAATCTCAAGTGTCATTCGTATGGTTTATCTGTTTAATACCATCTCTAATTTTTTCATACTATAAAGGGTTCAAGGCGGGAATATTTTCGATCTTTTTTGCTACATTACTTCATGTTTTCACAAGAGTTGTTATTGAAAATGAAATGATATATACTAATTTCGAATTTTCTATTCAAGTGGAAGTAATGATTGCAAATATTCTTGTAGCTCTCCCCGTTTGTTTTTTTGTGAATCATTTACAAATAGAAAATGCTAAGCTAGAAATTGCTTATAAAGATTTAGTTCGTAAAAAAAACGAAATAAAACGATTGGCTTATATTGATCCATTAACACAATTGCCGAATAGACGTTTTTTTAACGAAAATCTGCTTAAAAACTTAAATAGTGTATCGAAAAGCGACGAAACTTTAAGTATTCTCTTTATCGATTTAGACAGTTTTAAAGAAATTAATGATACGTTCGGACACGATGTTGGAGACCTTTTACTTCAACAAGTGGCGTTCATTTTAACAAGCTGTGTTCCTGAAAATGATTGCGTAGTAAGATTAGCGGGTGATGAGTTTATCATCATGCTTCCTCTATTAAATAAAGAAAGTGCAATAGAAATTGCTAGCACAATATTACATAAATTAAAGGAACCATTTGATATAAAGGATAATCAAGTATTTGTTACACCTAGCATCGGAATTGCAGCCTATCCAGAACATGGACAAGACTCTGAAACATTGATAAAGCATGCGGATAAAGCCATGTATCAAGCTAAAAAAGCTGGAAAAAACAATTATGCTGTATATGAAACAGTTTCTCCGTGA
- a CDS encoding response regulator produces MATILVTDDTAFMRIRLKDLLTELGHEVIGEAENGKTSVEKYEKLQPDLVMMDITMPEMDGIEALIAIKKNFPDAKIIMCSAMGQKRMVLEAIQAGAKDFLIKPFTKARIEEAVAKLI; encoded by the coding sequence ATGGCGACGATATTAGTAACGGATGACACGGCATTTATGCGCATACGATTGAAAGACCTATTAACTGAACTTGGTCATGAAGTGATAGGGGAAGCAGAAAATGGAAAAACTTCTGTCGAAAAATATGAAAAATTGCAACCAGATTTAGTGATGATGGATATAACTATGCCAGAAATGGATGGGATAGAAGCCTTAATAGCAATAAAAAAGAATTTTCCTGACGCAAAGATCATTATGTGCTCAGCAATGGGACAAAAGCGAATGGTTTTGGAAGCAATTCAAGCAGGAGCAAAGGACTTTCTTATAAAACCTTTTACAAAAGCCCGTATCGAGGAAGCGGTGGCTAAATTAATCTGA
- a CDS encoding peroxiredoxin gives MAERMVGKQAPRFTMDAVLADKSFGKVNLEEIMKEDKWTVLFFYPMDFTFVCPTEITAMSDRYDEFQDLDAEVIGVSTDTIHTHLAWINTARQDNGLGELKYPLAADTNHAVAREYGVLIEEEGIALRGLFIINPEGEMQYQTVFHNNIGRDVDETLRVLQALQTGGLCPANWRPGQKTL, from the coding sequence ATGGCAGAACGTATGGTAGGAAAACAAGCACCACGATTTACAATGGACGCAGTATTAGCGGACAAGTCTTTTGGTAAAGTAAATTTAGAAGAAATTATGAAAGAAGATAAATGGACAGTATTATTCTTTTATCCAATGGATTTTACATTTGTTTGTCCAACTGAAATCACAGCAATGTCTGATCGTTATGATGAATTTCAAGATTTAGATGCGGAAGTTATTGGGGTATCTACAGATACGATTCATACGCATTTAGCTTGGATTAACACAGCTCGTCAAGACAATGGTTTGGGTGAATTAAAATATCCATTAGCTGCAGATACAAATCATGCAGTTGCACGCGAATATGGTGTGTTAATCGAGGAAGAAGGAATTGCACTTCGCGGTCTATTCATCATCAATCCTGAAGGTGAAATGCAATACCAAACAGTATTCCACAATAACATCGGTCGTGATGTTGATGAAACACTTCGCGTACTTCAAGCGCTTCAAACTGGTGGTCTTTGTCCAGCAAACTGGCGCCCAGGTCAAAAAACGCTTTAA
- a CDS encoding ankyrin repeat domain-containing protein — protein sequence MFKKIWIVIECFLFLQGCEGDEKIGLITNRKEYELMNEQLLIGVQQRDIHILRQLIKEGVPIDGQDTQGRTALMIATYANDVEIAKVLIDAGADVNVRDQMKNSPFLYAGAEGYLEILQLTIAAGADPTITNRYGGVALIPASEHGYVEVVNELLTNTTINVNHVNNLGWTALLEAIILNDGNEKQQQILQLLINHGADVNLPDQAKVTPLQHARKRGFKEIEKILLKAGAN from the coding sequence ATGTTTAAAAAAATATGGATAGTAATCGAGTGTTTTCTCTTTCTTCAAGGATGTGAAGGTGATGAGAAAATAGGACTTATTACTAATAGAAAGGAATACGAGCTGATGAATGAGCAATTATTAATAGGGGTGCAACAAAGGGATATACATATTTTACGGCAGTTAATTAAGGAAGGGGTTCCAATCGATGGGCAGGATACACAAGGAAGAACTGCTTTGATGATCGCTACTTATGCGAACGATGTTGAAATTGCAAAGGTACTAATTGACGCTGGTGCGGATGTGAATGTTAGAGATCAAATGAAAAATAGTCCATTTCTTTATGCAGGTGCGGAAGGTTACTTGGAGATTTTACAGCTAACAATCGCAGCAGGAGCAGACCCAACAATTACGAATCGCTACGGAGGGGTTGCGTTGATTCCCGCTTCGGAACACGGTTATGTTGAGGTGGTTAATGAACTCCTTACAAATACTACAATTAATGTGAATCATGTGAATAATCTAGGGTGGACTGCTTTATTGGAAGCAATTATCTTGAATGATGGGAACGAAAAGCAACAACAAATTTTACAGTTGTTAATAAACCACGGAGCAGATGTAAATCTTCCTGATCAAGCTAAAGTCACTCCTTTACAACATGCAAGGAAAAGAGGTTTTAAGGAGATAGAAAAGATTTTATTGAAAGCTGGAGCAAATTAG